Proteins encoded together in one Micromonospora kangleipakensis window:
- a CDS encoding Hsp20/alpha crystallin family protein, which yields MSTVTKFRGGTLAPFDWTNLSWLPMLAPTIRVEDYLDGDRYVVRAELPGIDPAKDVRITRTGESLRLDVVRRESHTDKVHSEFHYGSFSRLIRLPVGVKEETIAARYADGILEITATVGGTEPTAREIPITVEHGGKR from the coding sequence ATGTCCACTGTCACCAAGTTCCGGGGCGGCACGTTGGCGCCGTTCGACTGGACGAACCTGTCCTGGCTGCCGATGCTGGCGCCGACCATCCGGGTCGAGGACTACCTCGACGGCGACCGGTACGTCGTCCGCGCCGAACTCCCGGGCATCGACCCGGCGAAGGACGTGCGGATCACCCGTACCGGCGAGAGCCTGCGGCTGGACGTGGTCCGCCGGGAGAGCCACACCGACAAGGTCCACTCGGAGTTCCACTACGGCTCCTTCTCCCGGCTGATCCGGCTCCCCGTCGGGGTCAAGGAGGAGACCATCGCGGCCCGCTACGCGGACGGCATCCTCGAGATCACCGCCACCGTCGGCGGAACCGAGCCGACCGCCCGGGAGATCCCGATCACCGTGGAGCACGGCGGCAAGCGGTGA
- a CDS encoding zinc ribbon domain-containing protein: MTVCTSSPAGSPASTARWWWKTSTWPGCSPTGAWPEASPTPGSPNYGGNWRTRQVRNGGRLVADRWYPSSKTCSGCGAVKTKLALSERTYTCTTCGLVLDRDLNAARNLAALAVTVAGSGSETRNGRGADRKTRPGGPVAVKRQPGTATAGKTGTVPPQGRTSNHELTYAS, encoded by the coding sequence GTGACGGTCTGCACAAGCTCACCAGCCGGCTCGCCCGCGAGTACGGCACGCTGGTGGTGGAAGACCTCAACGTGGCCGGGATGCTCGCCAACCGGCGCCTGGCCCGAAGCATCGCCGACGCCGGGTTCGCCGAACTACGGCGGCAACTGGCGTACAAGACAGGTGAGGAATGGCGGGCGGCTGGTGGCCGACCGGTGGTATCCGTCCTCGAAAACCTGCTCGGGCTGCGGCGCGGTGAAAACCAAACTCGCCCTGTCCGAGCGCACCTACACCTGCACCACGTGCGGCCTCGTCCTGGACCGGGACCTCAACGCCGCACGGAACCTGGCCGCGCTGGCGGTCACCGTCGCCGGGAGTGGCTCGGAGACGCGAAACGGACGTGGAGCCGACCGTAAGACCCGCCCCGGCGGGCCGGTGGCCGTGAAACGTCAACCCGGCACCGCCACCGCGGGCAAGACCGGGACCGTCCCACCGCAAGGTAGGACATCCAATCATGAGCTCACCTACGCATCATGA
- a CDS encoding LLM class flavin-dependent oxidoreductase: protein MQFGVFTVGDVTVDPTTGRLPSEHERIKAMVAIALKAEEVGLDVFATGEHHNPPFVPSSPTTMLGHIAARTERLLLSTSTTLITTNDPVKIAEDYAMLQHLADGRVDLMMGRGNTGPVYPWFGQDIRNGIPLAIENYDLLHRLWREDVVDWKGRFRTPLQSFTSTPRPLDGVPPFVWHGSIRSPEIAEQAAYYGDGFFANHIFWPKEHTQRMVGLYRQRFAHYGHGTPEQAIVGLGGQVFMRRNSQDAVREFRPYFDNAPVYGHGPSLEEFTSQTPLTVGSPQQVIDRTLGFREYVGDYQRQLFLMDHAGLPLKTVLEQLDLLGEEVVPVLRKEFDSLRPADVPEAPTHASLVAARAAAADLSGAEGGR, encoded by the coding sequence ATGCAGTTCGGAGTCTTCACCGTCGGCGACGTCACGGTCGACCCGACCACCGGGCGGCTGCCGTCCGAGCATGAGCGGATCAAGGCCATGGTGGCCATCGCGCTCAAGGCGGAGGAGGTCGGGCTCGACGTCTTCGCCACCGGCGAGCACCACAACCCGCCGTTCGTGCCCTCGTCGCCGACCACCATGCTCGGCCACATCGCCGCCCGCACCGAGCGGCTGCTGCTCTCCACCTCGACCACGCTGATCACCACCAACGACCCGGTGAAGATCGCCGAGGACTACGCGATGCTCCAGCACCTGGCCGACGGCCGGGTGGACCTGATGATGGGGCGCGGCAACACCGGGCCGGTCTACCCGTGGTTCGGCCAGGACATCCGCAACGGCATCCCACTCGCCATCGAGAACTACGACCTGCTGCACCGGCTCTGGCGCGAGGACGTGGTCGACTGGAAGGGGCGCTTCCGCACCCCGCTGCAGTCGTTCACCTCGACGCCGCGCCCGCTCGACGGCGTGCCGCCGTTCGTGTGGCACGGCTCGATCCGCAGCCCGGAGATCGCCGAGCAGGCCGCGTACTACGGCGACGGCTTCTTCGCCAACCACATCTTCTGGCCCAAGGAGCACACCCAGCGGATGGTCGGCCTCTACCGCCAGCGGTTCGCCCACTACGGCCACGGCACGCCCGAGCAGGCCATCGTCGGGCTCGGCGGGCAGGTCTTCATGCGGCGCAACTCCCAGGACGCGGTCCGCGAGTTCCGGCCGTACTTCGATAACGCCCCGGTCTACGGGCACGGGCCGTCGCTGGAGGAGTTCACCTCCCAGACCCCGCTGACCGTCGGCAGCCCGCAGCAGGTCATCGACCGTACGCTCGGTTTCCGCGAGTACGTCGGCGACTACCAGCGCCAGCTCTTCCTGATGGACCACGCCGGGTTGCCGCTCAAGACCGTGCTCGAACAGCTCGACCTGCTCGGCGAGGAGGTCGTCCCGGTGCTCCGCAAGGAGTTCGACTCGCTGCGGCCCGCTGACGTACCCGAGGCGCCCACCCACGCCTCGCTGGTCGCGGCCCGCGCCGCGGCGGCGGACCTGAGCGGCGCGGAGGGCGGCCGATGA
- the tyrS gene encoding tyrosine--tRNA ligase, with protein MTVTESNLPHGRDSLTEDLRWRGLIQDSTGLDELRELLDGGRATFYVGFDPTAPSLHVGHLMQVTTARRLQLAGHRPLLLVGGATGQIGDPKESAERTLNPPEVVSGWVQRIRDQLAPFVSYTGENAAQPVNNLDWTGEMSVVEFLRDVGKHFPVNKMLAREVVKARLETGISFTEFSYQLLQAHDFFELHRRYGCQLQYGGSDQWGNITAGVDYIRRRGAGPVQAFVTPLVTKSDGTKFGKTEGGAVWLDPELTSPYAFYQFWVNADDRDVIRYLRYFSFRSREELEELEKATAERPQARLAQRALAEELTTLVHGEREMGQAVAASQALFGRGSLDELAPDTLRAALTEAGLVHLTELPDVAGLLKESGLVPSTKEARRVIAEGGAYVNNTRISEVDATVGPEDLLHGRYLVLRRGKRSFAGVELRR; from the coding sequence GTGACCGTGACCGAGAGCAACCTCCCGCACGGGCGGGACTCCCTGACCGAAGACCTGCGGTGGCGGGGCCTGATCCAGGACTCGACCGGCCTCGACGAGCTGCGCGAACTGCTCGACGGCGGGCGGGCCACCTTCTATGTGGGCTTCGATCCGACCGCCCCGAGCCTGCACGTCGGCCATCTCATGCAGGTCACCACAGCCCGCCGGCTGCAGCTTGCCGGGCACCGGCCGCTGCTCCTGGTCGGCGGCGCCACCGGCCAGATCGGCGACCCGAAGGAGAGCGCCGAGCGGACCCTCAACCCGCCCGAGGTGGTGTCCGGCTGGGTCCAGCGCATCCGGGACCAGCTCGCGCCGTTCGTGTCGTACACCGGGGAGAACGCCGCCCAGCCGGTGAACAACCTGGACTGGACCGGCGAGATGTCGGTGGTCGAGTTCCTGCGCGACGTGGGCAAGCACTTCCCGGTGAACAAGATGCTGGCCCGCGAGGTGGTCAAGGCGCGGCTGGAGACCGGCATCAGCTTCACCGAGTTCAGCTACCAACTCCTGCAGGCCCACGACTTCTTCGAGCTGCACCGCCGGTACGGCTGTCAGCTCCAGTACGGCGGCTCCGACCAGTGGGGCAACATCACCGCCGGCGTCGACTACATCCGGCGGCGCGGTGCGGGGCCGGTGCAGGCCTTCGTCACGCCGCTGGTCACCAAGTCGGACGGCACCAAGTTCGGCAAGACCGAAGGCGGCGCCGTTTGGCTCGACCCGGAGCTGACCAGCCCGTACGCCTTCTACCAGTTCTGGGTCAACGCCGACGACCGCGACGTGATCCGCTACCTGCGCTACTTCAGCTTCCGCTCCCGGGAGGAGCTGGAGGAGCTGGAGAAGGCGACGGCCGAGCGGCCGCAGGCCCGACTCGCCCAGCGCGCTCTCGCCGAGGAGCTGACCACGCTGGTGCACGGCGAGCGGGAGATGGGCCAGGCCGTCGCCGCCAGCCAGGCGCTCTTCGGCCGGGGATCGCTGGACGAGCTGGCCCCGGACACGCTGCGGGCCGCCCTCACCGAGGCCGGCCTGGTGCACCTCACCGAACTGCCGGACGTGGCCGGCCTGCTCAAGGAGTCCGGCCTGGTGCCCAGCACGAAGGAGGCCCGGCGGGTGATCGCGGAGGGCGGCGCCTACGTCAACAACACCCGGATCTCCGAGGTGGACGCCACCGTCGGCCCGGAGGACCTGCTGCACGGCCGGTACCTGGTGCTGCGCCGCGGAAAGCGCTCCTTCGCGGGGGTTGAGCTGCGCAGATAG
- a CDS encoding NRAMP family divalent metal transporter, with protein sequence MRKLLAATLGVLSAIGGFVDIGDLVAASQAGARFGMAHAWVLLVGVLGICAYAEMAGRIAAVSGRAVFDLVRERLGPRVALLNLVASYLVTVVTLAAELGGVALAVQLATRVSYLLWVPVAAFAVWLVLWRMRFELMERVFGLAGLALLVFAVALFALPTDWARLGSQAVHLSTAGQGWGAYWFIAVALFASTVSPYEVFFFSSGGVEERWSAADLAHARSNVLIGFPVGGFLALSLIAAAAVVYHPSGTSLDTLDQAAQPVVLAFGGIGLAVAVLAFFAVTFGAALETGLSAAYAAAQYFGWQWGKRVTPREAARFHSVLLVSVLLGVLLLLTTIDPVRLTEYMLVLSAVVLPLTYLPILVVANDRNYLGDRVNGRWNNLLGSLFLLLIVAASLAAIPLAIITRMGQ encoded by the coding sequence GTGAGGAAGCTCCTCGCCGCCACCCTCGGCGTGCTCTCCGCCATCGGCGGCTTCGTCGACATCGGTGACCTGGTGGCGGCGAGCCAGGCCGGTGCCCGGTTCGGGATGGCCCACGCCTGGGTGCTCCTCGTCGGCGTGCTCGGCATCTGCGCGTACGCCGAGATGGCCGGACGGATCGCGGCGGTGAGCGGCCGCGCGGTGTTCGACCTGGTCCGGGAGCGGCTCGGGCCGCGGGTGGCGCTGCTCAACCTGGTCGCGTCCTATCTCGTCACGGTGGTCACCCTGGCTGCGGAGCTGGGCGGGGTGGCGCTGGCGGTGCAGCTGGCCACCCGGGTCAGCTACCTGCTGTGGGTGCCGGTGGCCGCGTTCGCCGTCTGGCTGGTGCTGTGGCGGATGCGCTTCGAGCTGATGGAACGGGTCTTCGGGCTCGCCGGGCTGGCCCTGCTGGTCTTCGCGGTGGCGTTGTTCGCCCTGCCCACCGACTGGGCGCGGCTCGGCAGCCAGGCCGTGCACCTGAGCACCGCCGGGCAGGGCTGGGGCGCCTACTGGTTCATCGCGGTGGCGCTCTTCGCCTCCACGGTCAGCCCGTACGAGGTCTTCTTCTTCTCCTCCGGCGGGGTGGAGGAGCGGTGGAGCGCCGCCGACCTGGCCCACGCCCGCTCGAACGTGCTGATCGGCTTCCCGGTCGGCGGGTTCCTCGCGCTGTCGCTGATCGCCGCCGCGGCGGTGGTCTACCACCCGAGCGGGACGTCGCTGGACACCCTCGACCAGGCCGCGCAGCCGGTGGTGCTGGCGTTCGGCGGGATCGGGCTGGCGGTGGCGGTGCTGGCGTTCTTCGCGGTGACCTTCGGCGCCGCGCTGGAGACCGGCCTGTCGGCGGCGTACGCCGCGGCGCAGTACTTCGGCTGGCAGTGGGGCAAGCGGGTCACCCCCCGGGAGGCCGCCCGGTTCCACAGCGTGCTGCTGGTCAGCGTGCTGCTCGGGGTGCTCCTGCTGCTGACCACGATCGACCCGGTGCGGCTCACCGAGTACATGCTGGTGCTCAGCGCGGTGGTGCTGCCGCTGACGTACCTGCCGATCCTGGTGGTGGCGAACGACCGGAACTACCTGGGCGACCGGGTGAACGGCCGCTGGAACAACCTGCTCGGGTCGCTCTTCCTGCTGCTCATCGTCGCCGCGTCGCTGGCGGCGATCCCGTTGGCGATCATCACGAGGATGGGACAGTGA
- a CDS encoding GNAT family N-acetyltransferase has protein sequence MTSDVRLRPVRDADLPEFFAHEQDPQANWMAAFGPADPADRAAFDAHWTRIRADPRIVTRTVVVDGEVVGHVAAFPVDERTEVSYWIDPRRWGRGHATAALAALLREVPQRPVHARVAKDNRASLAVLRKCGFVVVGEDSGYAPGRGAEVEEWVLELPADAAELGDH, from the coding sequence GTGACCTCTGACGTGCGCCTCCGCCCGGTACGCGACGCCGACCTGCCCGAGTTCTTCGCGCACGAGCAGGATCCGCAGGCCAACTGGATGGCCGCCTTCGGCCCCGCCGACCCGGCCGACCGGGCGGCGTTCGACGCGCACTGGACGCGCATCCGCGCCGACCCACGCATCGTCACCCGGACGGTGGTGGTCGACGGCGAGGTGGTCGGGCACGTGGCGGCCTTCCCGGTCGACGAGCGCACCGAGGTCAGCTACTGGATCGACCCGCGCCGGTGGGGCCGGGGCCACGCCACCGCCGCGCTGGCCGCGCTGCTGCGCGAGGTGCCGCAGCGCCCGGTGCACGCCCGCGTCGCCAAGGACAACCGTGCCTCCCTCGCCGTGCTGCGCAAGTGCGGCTTCGTCGTCGTCGGCGAGGACTCCGGGTACGCCCCCGGCCGCGGCGCCGAGGTCGAGGAGTGGGTGCTGGAGCTGCCCGCCGACGCCGCTGAGCTGGGCGACCACTAG
- a CDS encoding PaaI family thioesterase, with protein MPDLTGGFVALLGLKFDEVSGEKVVIRWQVRPELHQPFGIQHGGVYCSVVETAASIGGSLWLGDKGQVVGVSNQTDFLRAVREGELTAVGTPVHRGRSQQLWQVEITDDDGRLVSRGQVRLQNLTAG; from the coding sequence ATGCCGGATCTGACCGGGGGCTTCGTCGCCCTGCTTGGCCTGAAGTTCGACGAGGTCAGCGGTGAGAAGGTGGTCATCCGCTGGCAGGTGCGCCCGGAGCTGCACCAGCCGTTCGGCATCCAGCACGGCGGGGTCTACTGCTCCGTGGTCGAGACGGCGGCCAGCATCGGCGGCTCGCTCTGGCTGGGCGACAAGGGCCAGGTGGTCGGGGTGTCCAACCAGACCGACTTCCTGCGGGCGGTTCGCGAGGGTGAGCTGACCGCGGTGGGCACGCCGGTGCACCGGGGTCGCAGCCAGCAACTCTGGCAGGTGGAGATCACCGACGACGACGGGCGGCTGGTCTCCCGCGGCCAGGTGCGCCTGCAGAACCTCACCGCCGGCTGA
- a CDS encoding cyclic nucleotide-binding domain-containing protein, whose protein sequence is MTPLEMLRAHPFFAGLPEEWLPRLTGYARPVVWHPGHRLFRAGQPAERFWLVRTGQLALDFPVPGRGDVGIETIGAGGVLGWSWLFPPYRWQFGAVAPQRSTAVEFTAEGVRRLMESDDRLGRQLTARFMSVVVDRLQASRVRLLDLYGYPAALPPTG, encoded by the coding sequence ATGACCCCGCTCGAGATGCTCCGCGCGCACCCCTTCTTCGCCGGCCTGCCCGAGGAGTGGCTGCCCCGGTTGACCGGCTACGCCCGTCCGGTGGTCTGGCACCCCGGGCACCGGTTGTTCCGCGCGGGGCAGCCGGCGGAACGGTTCTGGCTGGTGCGTACCGGTCAGCTGGCGCTCGACTTCCCGGTGCCGGGGCGCGGTGACGTGGGGATCGAGACGATCGGCGCGGGCGGGGTGCTCGGCTGGTCGTGGCTCTTCCCGCCGTACCGCTGGCAGTTCGGGGCGGTCGCCCCCCAGCGCAGCACCGCGGTGGAGTTCACCGCGGAGGGGGTGCGCCGGCTGATGGAGTCGGACGACCGGCTCGGCCGGCAGCTCACCGCCCGGTTCATGAGCGTGGTGGTGGACCGCCTCCAGGCGTCCCGGGTACGCCTGCTCGACCTCTACGGCTACCCGGCGGCGCTGCCGCCGACCGGCTGA
- a CDS encoding universal stress protein gives MNRPVVVGVDGSPSSLVAAEHAARNAVQRSRPLHLVHGYLHPLGYGVPLNPYDLGVPAPTEEAQKMLEQVAAELTGRHPGLRVAVRQVAGGPGAALVEESRRAELVVVGSRGHGGFAGLLLGSVSGQVAQHGHCPVLVVRPADEPIPVGGPVVVGADGSESGALAVRQAADEAVRRGTSLVLLHVRRGERPGGVPEEVAESGAAEQAESAELLARAAGRVRADHPGLTVTERPVRAAKPAQALIEASGEAALVVVGSRGRGGFAGLLLGSVSHALVHHAHCPVLVAHPYEPAD, from the coding sequence ATGAACCGACCTGTCGTGGTGGGCGTCGACGGATCACCGTCCAGCCTGGTCGCCGCGGAACACGCGGCGCGCAACGCGGTCCAGCGGTCCCGGCCGCTGCACCTGGTGCACGGCTACCTGCACCCGCTCGGCTACGGCGTGCCGCTCAACCCGTACGACCTCGGGGTGCCGGCGCCGACCGAGGAGGCGCAGAAGATGCTGGAGCAGGTGGCCGCCGAGCTGACCGGGCGCCATCCCGGCCTGCGGGTGGCGGTGCGGCAGGTGGCCGGCGGGCCGGGCGCCGCGCTGGTGGAGGAGTCCCGGCGGGCCGAGCTGGTGGTGGTCGGCAGCCGCGGCCACGGCGGCTTCGCCGGCCTGCTGCTGGGCTCGGTCAGCGGCCAGGTCGCCCAGCACGGGCACTGCCCGGTGCTGGTGGTCCGGCCGGCCGACGAGCCGATCCCGGTGGGCGGGCCGGTGGTGGTCGGGGCGGACGGCTCCGAGTCCGGGGCGCTCGCCGTCCGGCAGGCCGCCGACGAGGCGGTACGCCGGGGAACGTCCCTGGTGCTGCTGCACGTACGACGCGGCGAACGGCCCGGTGGCGTGCCCGAGGAGGTGGCGGAGTCGGGGGCGGCCGAGCAGGCCGAGTCGGCCGAGCTGCTGGCCCGCGCGGCCGGCCGGGTGCGGGCCGACCATCCCGGGCTGACCGTGACCGAGCGCCCGGTGCGGGCCGCCAAGCCGGCGCAGGCGCTGATCGAGGCCAGCGGCGAGGCCGCCCTGGTGGTGGTCGGCTCCCGGGGTCGGGGCGGCTTCGCCGGCCTGCTGCTCGGCTCGGTGAGCCACGCGCTGGTGCACCACGCCCATTGCCCGGTGCTGGTCGCCCACCCGTACGAGCCGGCCGACTGA
- a CDS encoding universal stress protein → MTNRSGAPVVVGVDGSPSALDAVRVAAREAAARHRPLRVVHAFTWPLYGVPLGPVPAAPPDAGLRHEAEKLVAEAVDEAGKVSAELQVTGAVVDGAATPVLLRESRDAALLVLGHRGLGGFAELLVGSTAVQLTARAGCPVLVVRGEPRADGPVVVGVDGSPLSTEAIGFAFAEAAQRGTSLVAVHAWLYPTPVGPGDIVPLVYDPEALAAEEGRVLAESLAGWSERYPEVPVQQRLVAAAPARAVVEESTDAQLTVVGAHGRGAFRGLLLGSVSHAVLQHARSPLAIVRHRRGGGPN, encoded by the coding sequence ATGACCAACAGATCCGGTGCCCCTGTCGTGGTGGGCGTGGACGGTTCTCCGTCAGCTCTGGACGCGGTCCGGGTGGCCGCCCGGGAGGCGGCGGCCCGGCACCGGCCGCTGCGGGTGGTGCACGCCTTCACCTGGCCGCTGTACGGCGTCCCGCTCGGCCCGGTCCCCGCCGCCCCGCCCGACGCCGGCCTGCGCCACGAGGCGGAGAAGCTGGTCGCCGAGGCGGTCGACGAGGCCGGCAAGGTCTCGGCCGAGCTCCAGGTGACCGGCGCGGTGGTGGACGGCGCGGCGACCCCGGTGCTGCTGCGGGAGAGCCGGGACGCGGCCCTGCTCGTGCTCGGCCACCGCGGCCTCGGCGGCTTCGCCGAGCTGCTGGTCGGGTCGACCGCCGTGCAGCTCACCGCCCGGGCCGGCTGCCCGGTGCTGGTGGTCCGCGGCGAACCGCGCGCCGACGGTCCGGTCGTGGTCGGAGTGGACGGTTCCCCGCTGTCGACCGAGGCGATCGGTTTCGCCTTCGCCGAGGCCGCGCAGCGCGGCACGTCCCTGGTGGCGGTGCACGCCTGGCTGTACCCCACGCCGGTCGGCCCCGGCGACATCGTGCCGCTGGTGTACGACCCGGAGGCCCTCGCCGCCGAGGAGGGGCGGGTGCTCGCCGAGTCCCTCGCCGGCTGGTCCGAGCGCTACCCGGAGGTGCCGGTGCAGCAGCGGCTGGTCGCTGCCGCACCCGCCCGGGCGGTGGTGGAGGAGTCGACGGATGCGCAGCTGACCGTGGTCGGCGCGCACGGCCGGGGCGCCTTCCGCGGGCTGCTGCTCGGCTCGGTCAGCCACGCGGTGCTGCAGCACGCGCGCAGCCCGCTGGCCATCGTCCGGCACCGCCGCGGCGGCGGCCCCAACTGA
- a CDS encoding PRC-barrel domain containing protein: MRAGELLGRTAYDLHGRRLGRVVDVVVRGGFPPDRLRLTDVIVAGHWWTRVSGRLIGPELHPSGPWLLRVVARVLGRSTHQLSADQVRLVPPVPGFPFGPPGGTD, from the coding sequence GTGCGAGCGGGTGAGCTGCTCGGGAGGACCGCGTACGACCTGCACGGGCGGCGGCTCGGCCGGGTGGTGGACGTGGTGGTCCGGGGTGGCTTCCCGCCCGACCGGCTGCGGCTGACCGACGTGATCGTCGCCGGTCACTGGTGGACCCGGGTCTCCGGCCGGCTGATCGGCCCGGAGCTGCACCCGTCGGGGCCGTGGCTGCTCCGGGTCGTGGCCCGGGTGCTCGGGCGGAGCACCCACCAACTTTCGGCCGACCAGGTGCGGCTCGTCCCGCCGGTGCCCGGCTTCCCGTTCGGCCCGCCGGGCGGGACGGACTGA
- a CDS encoding hemolysin family protein — protein sequence MQSYWSQLALVGVLVIVNAAFAGSEMALVSLRDSQLQRLERTSRAGRTLARLAKDPNRFLATIQIGITLAGFLASAAAAVSLAKPLVPLLGVFGDAAETVAIVAVTLALTFVTLVFGELAPKRIAMQSAERWALLVARPLDLLATFTRPAVWALGATSDLVVRLFGLNPKHQPEEIGPDELRDIVAGNHGFTKEQRTIIAGAVEIADRQLRAVLVPRLQVFTLDSGTTAEAARLVLAATGHSRAPVVRHGGLDDAVGVIHLRDLVGVPDDRPVDECARPPMLLPDSLPVVDALRQFKAERQHIALVVDERGAVDGIVTLEDILEEIVGEIYDETDRDLSSVRTEDDGTLVLPGTFPVHDLADLGVKLPGRPTGDYTTIAGLVLTCLGHIPTVAGESVTVDGWELVVADIDHRAITEVRIRRDADADGAADADAPLLDEARS from the coding sequence GTGCAGAGCTACTGGAGCCAACTGGCCCTGGTCGGAGTCCTGGTCATCGTCAACGCGGCCTTCGCCGGCAGTGAGATGGCACTCGTCTCGCTGCGGGACAGCCAGCTCCAGCGGCTGGAACGGACCAGCCGCGCCGGCCGGACCCTGGCCCGGCTCGCCAAGGACCCGAACCGCTTCCTGGCCACCATCCAGATCGGCATCACCCTCGCCGGTTTCCTCGCCTCGGCCGCCGCGGCGGTCTCCCTGGCCAAGCCGCTCGTACCGCTGCTCGGGGTCTTCGGCGACGCCGCCGAGACGGTCGCCATCGTGGCGGTCACCCTGGCCCTGACCTTCGTCACCCTGGTCTTCGGCGAGCTGGCCCCGAAGCGGATCGCCATGCAGTCCGCCGAGCGGTGGGCCCTGCTGGTGGCCCGGCCGCTCGACCTGCTGGCCACCTTCACCCGGCCGGCCGTCTGGGCCCTCGGCGCCACCAGCGACCTGGTGGTACGCCTCTTCGGGCTCAACCCCAAGCACCAGCCGGAGGAGATCGGCCCGGACGAGCTGCGCGACATCGTCGCCGGCAACCACGGCTTCACCAAGGAGCAGCGGACGATCATCGCCGGCGCGGTGGAGATCGCCGACCGGCAGTTGCGGGCGGTGCTCGTACCCCGGCTCCAGGTCTTCACGCTCGACAGCGGGACCACCGCGGAGGCCGCCCGGCTGGTGCTCGCCGCGACCGGCCACTCCCGGGCCCCGGTGGTCCGGCACGGCGGCCTGGACGACGCGGTCGGGGTGATCCACCTGCGCGACCTGGTCGGCGTGCCGGACGACCGGCCGGTCGACGAGTGCGCCCGACCGCCGATGCTGCTGCCCGACTCGCTGCCGGTGGTCGACGCGCTGCGCCAGTTCAAGGCCGAGCGGCAGCACATCGCGCTGGTGGTGGACGAGCGCGGCGCGGTCGACGGGATCGTCACGCTGGAGGACATCCTCGAGGAGATCGTCGGCGAGATCTACGACGAGACCGACCGGGACCTCAGCTCGGTCCGCACGGAGGACGACGGCACGCTGGTGCTGCCCGGCACCTTCCCGGTGCACGACCTGGCCGACCTCGGCGTGAAGCTGCCCGGCCGGCCGACCGGCGACTACACCACCATCGCCGGGCTGGTGCTGACCTGTCTCGGGCACATCCCCACCGTGGCGGGGGAGAGCGTCACCGTCGACGGCTGGGAGCTGGTGGTGGCCGACATCGACCACCGGGCCATCACCGAGGTCCGGATCCGCCGCGACGCCGACGCGGACGGGGCGGCCGACGCCGACGCACCGCTGCTGGACGAGGCCCGTAGCTGA
- a CDS encoding FMN reductase, translated as MTRRTLAVVSAGLGQPSSTRLLADQLAAATRDELERRGAEVEIRPVDLREHAHDVVNHLLTGFPSPALREVLDAVTGADGLVAVTPIFNASYNGLFKSFFDVVDSDALAGRPVLIGATGGTARHSLALEHAVRPMFAYLRALVVPTAVFAAPEDWSGEGADVALRARIRRAGGELAEQVDRRPAGAGPADPFALTTSFEELLAGRDPA; from the coding sequence ATGACCCGGCGCACCCTGGCCGTGGTCTCGGCCGGCCTCGGCCAGCCCTCCTCGACCCGGCTGCTCGCCGACCAGCTCGCCGCGGCCACCCGCGACGAGCTGGAGCGGCGCGGCGCCGAGGTCGAGATCCGCCCGGTCGACCTGCGCGAACACGCCCACGACGTGGTGAACCACCTGCTCACCGGCTTCCCCTCGCCCGCGCTGCGGGAGGTGCTGGACGCGGTGACCGGCGCGGACGGTCTCGTCGCCGTCACGCCGATCTTCAACGCTTCCTACAACGGGCTGTTCAAGTCCTTCTTCGACGTGGTCGACTCCGACGCGCTGGCCGGACGGCCGGTGCTGATCGGCGCCACCGGGGGCACCGCCCGGCACTCGCTCGCCCTGGAGCACGCGGTCCGGCCGATGTTCGCCTACCTGCGGGCGCTGGTCGTGCCGACGGCGGTCTTCGCCGCGCCCGAGGACTGGTCCGGCGAGGGGGCCGACGTGGCCCTGCGCGCCCGGATCCGGCGGGCCGGCGGCGAACTCGCCGAGCAGGTCGACCGTCGCCCCGCCGGCGCGGGGCCGGCCGACCCGTTCGCCCTCACCACCAGCTTCGAGGAGCTGCTCGCCGGCCGCGACCCGGCCTGA